The Oncorhynchus gorbuscha isolate QuinsamMale2020 ecotype Even-year linkage group LG08, OgorEven_v1.0, whole genome shotgun sequence DNA window CTTTCATCCACGTTGACCTTAAACACGTTCTCTGTCCCAATACCCTGAAAGGCAGCTGCTTTCATCACAGAGTAATGGCTCTGGAGGAAAGTTTGTGCAGAACGAATTAATATGTGAATGTGAAGTTAAATAGTGCATTATTTTACCATACTGTTTTCCCCCACCTCTTGAGATGTAAAGACAGCCAGTCGAGGGAGGGCCCTCTGCCCCTTAAGTTTAACTTCTGGGAAGGCCCGATAGCGTGCTAGGTTCATGGCATACATGTTAGACATGGTACCGCCTGGGCAGAAGATGCCATCTCCCTGTGCCCACCCAACTAGAGAACGTAGCTTGGAGAGTACCTCGTCTTCCATCAGGATGAACACTGGCGCTACTTCATAGGTATACCTGTCAAATAAACGATACAACTGTCCATCACAAGCCCCTTCATAACATACTTTATGGAATGtatatatgcatatactgtatatcagtggaggctggtgggaggagacaTAGGatgatgggctcattgtaatggctggaatggcacAATATCAAACACAAAGATATGGAAACCACATTTTTTACTCCGTTCCATTCCAGCCGTTACAATGAGCGCATCCACCTATAACTCCTCCctccagcctccactgatatataATTGCTCCCTCCTACTGGCTAGTGTTAAGAGCCTCCGTAAGGAATCGTCCTGTCAAGGCATGGTAGTCCACCCCTGCAAAGAGCTGATTGAAGAACCGCGGATGATCTGGAAAGAGAGATGCGCTTTACTTTAGTGCATGCATTCTGGACAGTCCAAAGCCATTGCATTTACCAAGAATCGGCTGTAACCAGAACCACACTCATCTCACTCTAAGGTTTCCCTGTGGGGTCGGGTGGCTCTGGTCTTGGTGAGGCCAGCAGCAAACCACCCTAACTCCCAGGACCAGAGCTAGGCCCGGGGTGGACTTACTGGTCTTGGTGAGGCCAGCGGCAAACCACCCTAACACCCAGGACCAGAGCTAGGCCCGGGGTGGACTTACTGGTCTTGGTGAGGCCAGCAGCAAACCACCCTAACACCCAGGACCAGAGCTAGGCCCGGGGTGGACTTACTGGTCTTGGTGAGGCCAGCAGCAAACCACCCTAACACCCAGGACCAGAGCTAGGCCCGGGGTGGACTTACTGGTCTTGGTGAGGCCAGCAGCAAACCACCCTAACACCCAGGACCAGAGCTAGGCCCGGGGTGGACTTACTGGTCTTGACGCTGTACTTGGCCACGTCCCGTACTCTCTGCAGCAGCTGGTGCTGTTGCTCCCCATACTCTCTCAGCTCCAGATCTAGCAGAGTAGCCAACTCCTCTGGCTCGCGCCACTCACACACCTATAACCAGGGGTATAACAAGCACAAGAAACCCCTGAAAATACAGTACTGAGTGTGTACCTCTATGGTTAGATTGTGATGCACAGTCAGGTGTGAAGATGATATCAGTTAACATAAGGGTACTAGCCCAGTGGTTCCTAAAGAAATGTTTGCTACATGACCCACCAGGACAGCAATCGGTCACTCAAGACTTACCAAAAGGCTTGTGCAGCAAAACATCTTACAATATGACACAGTGCAGAGAACAGTCATGTTAGGCTAGAGACAGTCAACAGTTTGATTTAGGGATGTGAGACCTTCTCGTTGACGTCTGTGCCCTTACATAGCACCTCCTCAAGGATGACTTTAAAAGCCTCGGTCAGGAAGAGCTGaccctctctgtggtccagaaGAGGTTCATTCAGGTGCTGCTGACCATAGGGTTGAGAAGGTCCTGTAGTTGTCACATAGTCTAATGAGGTTAAAGCAGAGAGGGTTGAATAGTCGTGGTAATATGATCCTAAAGTCAATAATTACAATCACCAACAAGTTCTTTGCATGGTTTCGATATTTATACAATACCAATTCATGGCATTGTAGATATCTATTCACAGGTTGAGAACTCTGGAAAGTACACTCTCCTCATCAGATATTacaaaaacatttaaaatcaCCTTGCTCTGAAGCACTCTGACTACTCCACCAGTCAATGAAGGAAGACCATCCCAGGTTCCAGAATCTAGGTAGTTGACTCATGACTTAAAACCACACTGCAAATAAGATCAAACAATTGAGCAAATGCATCCCTTAATTAACAATTTAACATTTCTAAAGGGGTAATTTACACTACGTACATTTACAAGAGAGTTTAATACCTGCGTGTACACATATTACTGTAGTATACATTTTTTATATCTCGTATGTCACCTTCGTAGGTAGAATGCGAGACTTCTAGACTTGCCCCGATCCCAAGCAGTAGAGTTTAGAATTGTCTCAAGCCAAATGCTCGTACAATAAAAAATCTTAATAGCAGAGAAATATTTTTAAAACAGCTGAACTGTATAGACATTTTCCATATATTTGAATCTTGTTTTATTGAGTTTACCTGAAATTGCAGTAATAGCCTGTTTAATGTTTTAATTGTCGCAGTAGCTTTTAGAAAAATATATATCAAAAGAATGGTCATTTCAAATGGAAAGGCATCAGCAAGCAGGTTCATCTCCCCAGTGAATGAAACAATTTCAGTCCCAATTCACTTTAATCTCATGTAATGATTTACATGATGTTAATCAAATTAAGCCTGTTTTGTTCTAAGCTCACTTTTATATGCTAAAGTTGTAATGTATAAgctgtttagctatggttcagcTGGTAGCTAAAATTAGCATTCAGCTAATGATCGATATTGATTAAGTGGGTACTATGTGATACATACATAGCTCGCATGCAACCTGTCAtgtcgctgagtctacctttaacaaAGTCTATCAAAAATGTATATCTGACTCCATGAAGATATATCAATGTGCAAGAAAGTATTGTTGAGTTACAGGAACAGACTGTCAAGAAAGGTCTGAGAATTGCAGTCTGTGTACCAGTCTTTTTTGCTATCATTCCATTTGATAGACAATTCTATCAAAGGCAAACATTTAAATACATTGTAAAATGTATAAATTCACATACAAGGCAATCTGTGCAAATCTCAGAAACTAAAATCACGATGAACACACAGTAACATAGCTAGCATCACTCTTACTATATGAAGTCCACAGTACTGTGGTGTAAACTGTAAAAAAGCGAGCAAGAAATGACATCACCAAATCATGAACTAATCGTTCTCACCTGTGCCTGCTTGTGGACTGTGGCCAGAAACCTGGAGAGACTTTTATAAGGCAAAGCCGAGAGCACAAGCAGGTGattggggggggggtgctttgATGAGCATTGGGCAATGTTGCCCTTGCTTGTATCTTTATTGCACTCACTCAAATGGTGGGAGAGTGTCGTTTGCCGCTGTGTAGGGCCGCCGCCAACGAAGACAGGGAGGGAATGAGATAAGATAAGGTTATTATAGTTGTGTTTTTCCATTCAtctttttaaaaactttagttTCAGTTAATTTCCAGACCTACTTTGTTATTTAGTTTagtgttatttaaaaaatatttagttTTTCTATTGTTTAGTTATGTCGTTTTTGTGTTAGAAACAGAAAGTAGGAAAACATACAGATTAGCTTTAGAGGTAGCCTACAATCTAAATGTTTTATTAGGCTACCCATTGATTCTCAAAGAATAGGCTACCCAGTTTTATTAGGCTACCCATTGATTCTCAAAGAATAGGCTACCCAGTTTTATTAGGCTACCCATTGATTCTCAAAGAATAGGCTACCCAGTTTTATTAGGCTACCCATTGATTCTCAAAGAATAGGCTACCCAGTTTTATTAGGCTACCCATTGATTCTCAAAGAATAGGCTACCCAGTTTTATTAGGCTACCCATTGATTCTCAAAGAATAGGCTACCCAGTTTTATTAGGCTACCCATTGATTCTCAAAGAATAGGCTACCCAGTTTTATTAGGCTACCCATTGATTATTGATGAATAGCATCTAAACTTATAAATGCCTTATAAGCTTTAGCACAATTGTCTTTCTTGATCACAACCCAACCAATTTGACCTGAACATCATTTGTTGGTTTTTATTTTAGTTTGTTTTGCAGCAAAATATAGTTTCAGTATTTTTACTTTCTCAAACAGATCTGTTAATGATTTTATTTCAGTTCACTAAATAATTTGTTCATGGCTAGATTTAGTCTGCGTTTTAGTTTACTATAGTAACCTTGGTTTCTAGGAGTGCTTGCCCTCTCCCCTGTGTTTCTGTGAGTAGAGCATGCTGAAAATTGTATCTTGTTTTTCTATTCTAAGTAATTAGCCAAATCCCAGCATAGCTGTTGCTCTTGTCCAGTCTCTTAGCCCAATTAATCCTTGTTCACAATGTCAGTGACTCAAATCACATTTTTTTTGAATATCTGTCATTTTTCCTGAAGTCTGAACTGCCAAAAAGCACATGGAATCGGAATCTTCAAGCCACATTTCAAACCACCTTCGTAGGTGGTTTGAAATCTGATTTCTGGCAATGCGATTTGAGTCTGAACGGTAAAATATGATTTATTTGCTATCAAGTGGTTTTTAGACTTGTTTGGCATATATTGCTGCTGGCTAGCTATTCTTTTGACAGT harbors:
- the LOC124041395 gene encoding cysteine sulfinic acid decarboxylase-like isoform X2, whose amino-acid sequence is MSQLPRFWNLGWSSFIDWWSSQSASEQDYVTTTGPSQPYGQQHLNEPLLDHREGQLFLTEAFKVILEEVLCKGTDVNEKVCEWREPEELATLLDLELREYGEQQHQLLQRVRDVAKYSVKTNHPRFFNQLFAGVDYHALTGRFLTEALNTSQYTYEVAPVFILMEDEVLSKLRSLVGWAQGDGIFCPGGTMSNMYAMNLARYRAFPEVKLKGQRALPRLAVFTSQESHYSVMKAAAFQGIGTENVFKVNVDERGCMITDDLSEKIELAKSQGAVPFLVHATSGTTVQGAFDPLEPIADICDRQGLWMHVDAAWGGSVLFSKEHRHLMRGVERADSVTWNPHKMMLTGLQCSAILLKDTTDLLKRCHSADATYLFQQDKFYDMSLDTGDKSIQCGRKVDCLKLWLMWKAVGSQGLEERVDRAFAHTRYLVEKMMKREGFQLIGKPEFVNVCFWFIPPSLRGKENSPDYQDRLSKVGGSSDKGAYD